The segment CGAATCCGTGCCCGAGGGCGACTGGCGCTACGAGATCAAGTTCGACGGCTACCGCCTCTTGGCGCGTATCGAGGGCGAGCGGGTGCAGCTGTTCACCCGTAATGGCCACGACTGGACGGCGAAGATGCCGCGGCAGGCCGAAGCGCTGGCCGGGCTCGGGCTGGATTCGGCCTGGCTGGACGGCGAGGTGGTGGTGCTGGGCGAGGAGGGCGCACCCGACTTCCAGGCGCTGCAGAACGCGTTCGAGGCCGGGCGCAGCGGCAGCATCCTCTACTACCTGTTCGATGCGCCCTATCTGGACGGCCACGACCTGCGCCAGGTGCCGGTCGAAGAGCGCCGAGCGCTGCTGGCCCGGTTGCTCGAGCGCAGCGACAGCGAGCTGCTGCGGTTTTCCGCCGACTTCAGCGAGCAACCCGAGAGCATTCTCGAGAGCGCCTGCCAAATGCGTCTGGAAGGGTTGATCGGCAAGCGTGCGGGGAGCAGCTACGTGTCCCGCCGCAGCAACAGCTGGGTGAAGATCAAGTGCAAGAATCGGCAGGAATTCATCATCGTCGGTTATACCGAACCCAAGGGCGCGCGCAGCGGTTTCGGGGCGCTGCTGCTGGGTCTGCATGACGATGACGGCAAGCTGCAGTACGCCGGCAAGGTCGGCACCGGCTTCAATCAGGCGACGCTGAAAAGCCTGCACGCCAAGATGCGGCCGCTGGAAACCGAACGCTCGCCGCTGGCCAAGGCGCCGCCGGCCGCGGATGTGCGCGGGGCGCACTGGCTCGAACCGCAGCTGATGTGCGAAGTGGCCTACGCCGAGATGACGCGCCAGGGCGTGGTGCGGCATTCGGTGTTCCATGGGCTGCGCTCGGACAAGCCGGCCAAGGCGATCACCCGTGAGGTCGCCCGCACGGCGCCCGCGCGGCAGGGCACCAGCGATGCGCTGGCAGCCACGCGCGTGCGCATCAGCAACCCGGAGCGGGTCATCGACCCGGCGATCGGCGCGACCAAGCTCGAACTCGCGCGCTTCTACGCCGAAGTGGCGCCCTGGGCCCTGCCGCACCTGCAACGGCGGCCGCTGGCACTGGTGCGCGCGCCGGAAGGCATCGACGGCGAGCTGTTCTTCCAGAAGCACGCCGACAAGCTGAGCATTCCGCACATCACCCAGCTCGATCCATCGCTGTACCCCGAGCATGCGCCGCTGCTGGTGATCGAGAGTGCCAAGGCGCTGGTCGGCGCCGCGCAGATGGGCACGGTCGAATTGCATACCTGGAATGCCAAGGCGCCGGCGCTGGACCACCCGGACCGCTTCGTCCTCGACCTCGACCCGGACCCGGCGCTGCCGTGGAAGCGCATGCTCGAAGCGACCCAGCTGACCCAGACGCTGCTCGACGAGATTGGCCTGGAGTCCTATCTAAAGACCAGTGGCGGCAAGGGCATGCACATTCTGGTGCCCTTGCGCCCGGTGCATGGCTGGGCGGAGGTCAAGGCCTTCAGCCAGGCCGTGGCGCGCTACCTGGCCAAGCTGCTGCCGCAGCATTTCTCTGCCGTCAGCGGACCGAAGAACCGGATCGGCAAGATCTTCATCGACTACCTGCGCAACAGCCAGGGTGCGAGCACGGTCGCAGCATTTTCCGTTCGCGCGCGTGAAGGCTTGCCGGTGTCGGTGCCCATCGCGCGCGAGGAACTGCCGGAACTGCGCGGGGCCAACGCCTGGACGGTGCGCAATCTACTGCCGCGGCTGGAAGAACTGGGGCGCGAAGACCCCTGGGAAGGGTTCTGGAACAGCGAGCAGCAGATCAGCGCCGAGATGCGCGAGCGACTCGGCATGAAGGATTAAGCCGCCATCCGTCCGGATGGGGGGCTGCCTGCACCGCGAGGGCGATACACAAGCCGGCCAAGCGCAGCGAACAATCGGCCGGATCACGGAGCTGTTTCGGCGAGCGGAGCGCCAGGCCAAGGCCAGCATGACGTCGGCCCAAAAAGAGAATCAAAGGAGTGCTCTGCATGTTTCCACGCAAACCGCTGTATATCTGCCTTCTTCTTGGCGCCTTGCCAAGCCTGGCGCTGGCTCAGGTCGCGGTGGACCAGACCGGCACCGACAACGAAATCATTCTCGAGCAGGGAGGCGGCACGGGTAATTCGGCGAGCCAGACCCAGGACGGCGTACTGAACCGTTCACGGGTGGTGCAGACCGGCAACGGCAACGAGGCGACGACCAACCAGTTCGGTGTCGAGAACCAGGCGCAGATCATCCAGACCGGCGACCTGAACCAGGCCAGCATCTACCAGGCCAACCTGGATTACGTGCACAGCGCCGCGGTCGAGCAGGTGGGTAGCGCGAATG is part of the Stutzerimonas balearica DSM 6083 genome and harbors:
- the ligD gene encoding DNA ligase D, encoding MPLEEYNRRRDFAATPEPSGTPRRTGRAKARALQFCVQKHDATRLHYDFRLELDGTLKSWAIPKGPSLDPKVRRLAVHVEDHPLDYATFEGRIPDGHYGAGEVIVWDRGIWIPQGDAAEAYRKGKLKFELQGEKLAGVWNLVRTHMQGDKEQWFLIKSNDEQARPQSEYDIVAEQPDSVLSERTLIPRRRGAAKPAAAPPSKGTGRRKSKAAAPALPEGAVPAELPASFKPQLATLVESVPEGDWRYEIKFDGYRLLARIEGERVQLFTRNGHDWTAKMPRQAEALAGLGLDSAWLDGEVVVLGEEGAPDFQALQNAFEAGRSGSILYYLFDAPYLDGHDLRQVPVEERRALLARLLERSDSELLRFSADFSEQPESILESACQMRLEGLIGKRAGSSYVSRRSNSWVKIKCKNRQEFIIVGYTEPKGARSGFGALLLGLHDDDGKLQYAGKVGTGFNQATLKSLHAKMRPLETERSPLAKAPPAADVRGAHWLEPQLMCEVAYAEMTRQGVVRHSVFHGLRSDKPAKAITREVARTAPARQGTSDALAATRVRISNPERVIDPAIGATKLELARFYAEVAPWALPHLQRRPLALVRAPEGIDGELFFQKHADKLSIPHITQLDPSLYPEHAPLLVIESAKALVGAAQMGTVELHTWNAKAPALDHPDRFVLDLDPDPALPWKRMLEATQLTQTLLDEIGLESYLKTSGGKGMHILVPLRPVHGWAEVKAFSQAVARYLAKLLPQHFSAVSGPKNRIGKIFIDYLRNSQGASTVAAFSVRAREGLPVSVPIAREELPELRGANAWTVRNLLPRLEELGREDPWEGFWNSEQQISAEMRERLGMKD